In Actinoplanes lobatus, the DNA window GCAAACCTTGCGGTCGTCGACCGGGCACGCGAAACGTACACCGCCGCGATCAACCTCGGGAAGTGATTGCCGTGACCTCACCGATCAGCCCCATCGGCGGCTTCTCCTCCGTCTCCGGCCTCAGCGGTCTCAGCGGCGTCACCGGCGGCTTCAAGCTCGGCGGCCTCGGCGGCGCCTCGGAGACCGGGTCCACGCCCTCCGCGGTCGGCCCGAACAGCGACTTCGCCAGCATGGTCGCCAAGGGTCTGGAGAACGTGCAAGCCGCCCAGACCAAGGCGAGCGACCTGGCCGTACAGGTCGCCGACGGCAGGTTGCAGGACCCGGCGCAGTACACGATGGCGGCCACCGAGGCGTCCCTCGGGCTGCAGCTGACCATGGCCGTCCGTAACAAGGCCGTCGAGGCCTTCCAAGAGATCATGAGGATGCAGGCCTGACATGACCGACCGCCTTCCCGCTCCCGTTCGCCGCGTTACGGACACCTTCAAGTCCTTCACACCGGGACAGAAGGCAGTCACCATCTTCGCGGTTCTGGCTCTCATCGTCGGTGGCTACTTCTTCGCCACCTGGGCGGCCAAGCCTTCGTACCAGACGCTCTTCAACAACCTCTCGACCAAGGACGCCGCCGCGATCGTCGAATCGCTGGAGAAGTCCGGCACCTCCTACGAGCTGACGAACGACGGCCAGACCGTCATGGTGCCGCAGGACCAGGTGAACGAGCTGCGGCTCCAGCTCTCCAGCGAGGGCCTGCCCGGCGACGAGGGCACCGGTTACTCGCTGCTGGACCAGCAGGGCATCACCACCAGCGACTTCATGCAGCACGCCAACTACCAGCGGGCGCTCGAGGGTGAGCTGGCCAGCACGATCAAATCCATCGACGGTGTCGAGGCCGCGACGGTTCACCTGGTGATGCCGAAGGAGGACATCTTCTCCGACGACGAGAAGAAGCCGACGGCGTCGGTGCTGGTCGCCTCGAAGCCGAACACGAAGCTCGACCAGCAGCAGGTGCAGTCGATCGTGCACCTGGTCGCGTCGAGCGTCGAGGGACTCGACCCCACCCAGGTCACGGTCGCCGGCTCGGACGGGCAGATGCTCTCCACAGGCGGCGGCAACACGGTCGGCGCCGGCGGCGCCGACAGCGGCACCGAGCAGCAGACGGTCGCCTTCCAGAACCGGATGAACTCGTCCCTGCAGCGGATGCTCGACAACCTGGTCGGCCCCGGCAACGCGGTGGTCACCACCAGCCCGGTCCTGGACTTCGACCAGACCGAGACGCGCAGCAAGAACTACAGCACCGACCCGTCGATGCCCGCCGAGCAGGAGAACATCAAGAGCGAGACCTACGCCGGGACCGGCACCGGTACGGGTGGCGTGCTCGGCCCGGACAACATCCAGGTGCCCAACGGCGCCGGCGGCACCGGCCAGTACCAGCAGAAGGACGAGACCCGTACCCGCCGCTTCAACGAGGTGGAGGAGGTGCGCCGGAACGCTCCGGGCAGCATCGAGCGGCTCAACGTGTCGGTTCTGCTGAACAGCGCGGCCGCCGGTGCGGTCAACAAGGAAGAGATCCAGCAGGTGCTCAGCGCGGCGGCCGGCGTCGACCCGACCCGGGGCGACACCATCGCGGTGGCCGCCATGCCGTTCGACGACACCCAGGCGAAGGCGGCCCAGGAAGAGCTCGCGGCAGTGGCCGCGGAGGAGGAGTCCGACAAGCGGACCAAGCTGATCCAGACGGCGGTCCTGCTGTTCGTGGTGCTGGCCCTGATCTTCCTGGCCTGGCGGGCCCACCGGCGTGCCAAGAAGCGCCAGCAGCAGCTGACCGACGAGGAGCGCCGTCTTCTCGAGGACATGCAGGCCGCGCTGGAGGCTCAACGGGCGGCGGAGCTGGCCATCGAAACGCCGCAGCCGCTGGAGCTGCCGGACACGACTGAGCAGATCGACGAGGCCCGGGAGGAACGTCGCCGGGAGATCGAGGAACTGGTCCGGGAGAAGCCCGACGAGACGGCGGCGCTGATCCGCAGCTGGATCTCCTCTGACCCGGTCTAGCACTGAACGGCAGGAGTACCCGTTGACTACACCGCAGCTATCCACGATGTCCATGACGGGCGCCCGTAAGGCCGCGATCATGCTCGTCCAGTTCGGTAAGGAACACGCCTCCCAGGTGATGGCGAACCTGACCGAGAAAGAGGTCGAGATGGTGTCCGCCGAGGTGGCTCGGCTGGGCAAGCTCCAACCCGCGCAGGTCGACGACGTGATGGACGAGTTCTACGTCATGGCGACCACCCGGTACGCCGGGGCGGGCGGCATGGATTACGCCCGGGAGCTTCTGGAGGCGTCGCTCGGTTCGGAGCGGGCGGCGCTGATCCTGGACCGGCTCGAGGCGTCGATGGACGACATCCCGTTCAACTTCCTCAGCAACGCGGACCCACGGCAGCTGCTGTCCTATGTTCAGTACGAACACCCGCAGACGATCGCCCTGGTGCTGGCGCACATCCCGTCGGCGCTGGCCTCGTCGATCCTGGCCAACCTGCCGTTGGAGGTGCAGACCGAGGTCGCGCACCGTATCGCGATCATGGACCGGACCTCGCCGGACATCATCCGGCAGGTGGAGAGCGCCCTGCAGCGCAAGCTCTCCAGCGTGCTGCAACCGGACGAGCTCTCCACGGTCGGTGGTCTGCAACCGCTGGTCGACATCATCAACCGCGCCGACCGCACCACCGAGCGGCTCATCCTGGAGGCCCTCGAGACGCGCAGCCCGGAGCTGGCCGAGGAGATCCGCCGGCGGATGTTCATGTTCGAGGACATCGTGAACCTGGACGACCGCGCGGTGCAGCTGATCCTGCGGCAGGTGGAGCCGGCCG includes these proteins:
- the fliE gene encoding flagellar hook-basal body complex protein FliE encodes the protein MTSPISPIGGFSSVSGLSGLSGVTGGFKLGGLGGASETGSTPSAVGPNSDFASMVAKGLENVQAAQTKASDLAVQVADGRLQDPAQYTMAATEASLGLQLTMAVRNKAVEAFQEIMRMQA
- the fliF gene encoding flagellar basal-body MS-ring/collar protein FliF, with the protein product MTDRLPAPVRRVTDTFKSFTPGQKAVTIFAVLALIVGGYFFATWAAKPSYQTLFNNLSTKDAAAIVESLEKSGTSYELTNDGQTVMVPQDQVNELRLQLSSEGLPGDEGTGYSLLDQQGITTSDFMQHANYQRALEGELASTIKSIDGVEAATVHLVMPKEDIFSDDEKKPTASVLVASKPNTKLDQQQVQSIVHLVASSVEGLDPTQVTVAGSDGQMLSTGGGNTVGAGGADSGTEQQTVAFQNRMNSSLQRMLDNLVGPGNAVVTTSPVLDFDQTETRSKNYSTDPSMPAEQENIKSETYAGTGTGTGGVLGPDNIQVPNGAGGTGQYQQKDETRTRRFNEVEEVRRNAPGSIERLNVSVLLNSAAAGAVNKEEIQQVLSAAAGVDPTRGDTIAVAAMPFDDTQAKAAQEELAAVAAEEESDKRTKLIQTAVLLFVVLALIFLAWRAHRRAKKRQQQLTDEERRLLEDMQAALEAQRAAELAIETPQPLELPDTTEQIDEAREERRREIEELVREKPDETAALIRSWISSDPV
- the fliG gene encoding flagellar motor switch protein FliG; its protein translation is MTGARKAAIMLVQFGKEHASQVMANLTEKEVEMVSAEVARLGKLQPAQVDDVMDEFYVMATTRYAGAGGMDYARELLEASLGSERAALILDRLEASMDDIPFNFLSNADPRQLLSYVQYEHPQTIALVLAHIPSALASSILANLPLEVQTEVAHRIAIMDRTSPDIIRQVESALQRKLSSVLQPDELSTVGGLQPLVDIINRADRTTERLILEALETRSPELAEEIRRRMFMFEDIVNLDDRAVQLILRQVEPADLATALKGVPVSVRDKVTGNLSERGRENLLEEMDLLGPVKVKMVEESQAKIVGVIRSLEDSGQIEIQRGGEADELIA